One stretch of Solenopsis invicta isolate M01_SB chromosome 16, UNIL_Sinv_3.0, whole genome shotgun sequence DNA includes these proteins:
- the LOC113005463 gene encoding ABC transporter G family member 20-like, producing the protein MMQKEAVVVRKAIMHYGKKQVLNGLNMTISRGTIYGLLGASGCGKTTMLSCIVGIRYFDSGELWVLGGTPGNKDFGIPGPRVGYMPQDIALVKEFSVSNAFYYFGRINGLDDKEIEAKLTFFSKLLQLPPLNHLVKNMSGGEQRRVSFASALIHNPELLILDEPTVGLDPNLRKDIWDYLKKLTQEKGVTVLISTHYIHETAEANKIGLMRHGKLLAESAPCDLLTQFHCMSLEDVFLKLCKEQNKANERYRRLSEVTSNNVLYQDRYRPTEGISECKTNPKRHVSRLKRLKALLSKNGIHFLRNYPSLILAIWISIFQAILYVMAFGEDPKGINIGIVNKEAGNCEFNSNYSKVWNDGKTCHFVNLSCRFLHSFDNSIAKKEYVDFSEAKFDVKNRKLYGATYFNQNFSESLQKRLEEGNFVSDSVLYGSEIQVYLDMSDGVIGPIIQKKLLDCFTKFFEDVMRDCGYSTKLANLPIIFEDPVYGRNDSNYKDFTIPSSILSFAFFLAIALSTNLINSDRLEGIWDRSIAQGVRTEEILLSHILIQSFIVVIHTILLMLIFFGWRVDCKGSIFVVILLVFLNGFCGLMCGFVISVLCNNYMMSGFCTTGSFVLLLVLNGSFWPLEGMPKFLRWFSNATPITLSSTSIRAIIYKGSSIIEWQVLIGFFTSLGWISFCLLLTILYLRWEVS; encoded by the exons ATGATGCAAAAAGAGGCAGTGGTCGTAAGGAAAGCCATAATGCATTATGGGAAAAAGCAAGTGCTCAACGGTCTGAATATGACAATTTCTAGGGGTACCAT ATACGGACTATTGGGGGCCAGCGGATGCGGAAAAACCACTATGTTGTCCTGCATCGTCGGAATTCGATATTTCGACAGCGGAGAGTTATGGGTTTTGGGAGGAACTCCGGGCAACAAGGACTTCGGCATCCCCGGGCCTCGAGTGGGTTACATGCCGCAAGACATCGCTTTGGTTAAAGAGTTCTCTGTGAGCAATGCCTTCTATTACTTCGGCAGGATCAATGGGCTCGATGATAAGGAAATCG AGGCAAAACTGACTTTTTTCTCGAAATTACTTCAATTACCCCCATTGAATCACCTGGTGAAAAACATGAGTGGTGGTGAGCAAAGACGGGTCTCTTTTGCCAGCGCCTTGATACATAATCCTGAACTTCTAATTCTGGATGAACCCACTGTGGGTTTAGATCCAAATTTAAGGAAGGA tATTTGGGATTACCTGAAGAAGCTCACGCAGGAAAAAGGTGTTACTGTGCTAATAAGCACACATTATATCCATGAAACTGCAGAGGCTAATAAA ATCGGTTTAATGAGACATGGTAAATTGCTGGCGGAATCGGCACCGTGTGATTTGCTGACGCAATTTCATTGCATGTCTTTAGAGGACGTTTTCTTGAAATTGTGCAAAGAACAAAACAAGGCGAATGAAAGGTATCGGCGATTATCGGAGGTCACGAGTAACAACGTGTTGTATCAAGATAGATACAGGCCAACAGaa GGAATTTCGGAGTGCAAAACAAATCCGAAACGTCATGTTTCGCGATTAAAGAGGTTGAAAGCACTACTAAGCAAAAACGGCATTCACTTTTTGCGTAATTACCC AAGCTTAATCCTCGCAATTTGGATTTCTATATTTCAAGCCATTTTATATGTTATGGCATTTGGTGAGGACCCTAAAGGCATCAATATTGGGATTGTCAACAAAGAAGCTGGCAACTGCGAATTTAACAGCAATTATAGCAAAGTTTGGAATGACGGAAAGACTTGCCATTTCGTTAATCTCAGCTGCAGATTTCTACATAGTTTTGATAATTCCATTGCAAAAAAG GAATATGTTGACTTTTCTGAAGCAAAATTTGATGTGAAAAATAGAAAACTCTACGGTGCaacatattttaatcaaaacttttcCGAAAGTCTGCAAAAGCGATTGGAAGAGGGTAATTTCGTGAGCGATTCCGTCCTTTATGGTAGTGAAATTCAAGTTTATCTCGATATGAGTG aTGGTGTAATTGGGcctattatacaaaaaaagttacTCGACTGTTTTACGAAGTTTTTTGAAGACGTTATGAGAGATTGTGGATATTCGACAAAATTGGCAAATCTGCCcattata TTTGAAGATCCTGTATATGGTAGGAATGattccaattataaagatttcaCGATACCGTCATCTATATTATC ATTCGCCTTCTTTCTGGCTATCGCATTATCTACTAATTTGATAAACTCAGATCGATTGGAAGGTATATGGGATCGAAGCATAGCCCAAG GTGTCAGGACAGAAGAAATTCTACTATCTCACATTCTTATCCAGAGTTTCATCGTAGTTATTCACACTATTCTATTAATGCTCATATTTTTTGGATGGCGTGTGGATTGTAAGGGATCAATATTCGTCGTAATCCTCCTTGTATTTCTTAACGGCTTTTGCGGATTGATGTGCG GTTTCGTTATCTCTGTTTTGTGCAACAATTATATGATGTCGGGTTTCTGTACGACCGGAAGCTTCGTCCTATTATTAGTGTTAAATG gATCTTTTTGGCCGTTGGAAGGAATGCCAAAATTTCTTCGCTGGTTTAGCAACGCTACGCCAATTACTTTGTCCTCTACATCCATCAgagcaattatttataaaggcTCTTCTATAATTGAGTGGCAAGTTTTGATTGGTTTCTTTACAAGTTTAGGATGGATATCATTTTGTCTTCTTCTGACTATATTATATTTGAGATGGGAAGTCTCGTAA
- the LOC113005897 gene encoding uncharacterized protein LOC113005897 — METYGDLNTKIQERREKLNIFKLTLQPQAVIIGSSETDKRRSFVIVDTIRYEVETPLKAIDIAFKCIHSLHAEYPKECEQVFLFLQKGIYGINTKYDKKFSAVSTLVKEYEILSL; from the exons ATGGAG ACATATGGCGATTTAAACACTAAAATccaagaaagaagagagaagttaaatattttcaaattgacATTGCAACCACAAGCTGTCATTATAGGCTCATCAGAAACTGACAAAAGGCGTAGCTTTGTCATTGTTGATACAATACGCTACGAAGTGGAAACACCATTAAAAGCTATAGATATAGCTTTCAAATGTATTCACAGTTTGCATGCTGAATATCCTAAAGAATGTGaacaagtttttctttttctacagAAAGGTATCTACggtattaatacaaaatatgataAGAAATTTAGTGCTGTTAGTACTTTGGTTAAGGAATATGAGATTCTTTCCTTATGA